GCTTACTAATATATTCTTATGGCTAGTAGATGAGTTAATTATCGATTCTGATAATTAGAGgaattcatatattaattttaataatattttttccacCAACATTTGAATTAGTCATTTGAGACATTAGACAtttctcttcaatttaaaaaaaaaattaaaacctaaaaaagaaaaaactaaatggTCAAGGCAGTGTTAGCTAGGCAAGATCTTCACTAAATTGTACGGACGGTTATGCAATTTGGCTAAATTCACATTTGAGATCATAGTAGTCGAATCatgtatcaaaaacttaattttacgTATTGTGTATCGACAAACacctttaattttatgtataatacaacttttgaaaaataaaataataaaaatataattgacacatcatcattttgaaaaatattacaaacacttatgaaattttaaaatttctaatatatatccctattatattatcattttctctaaaaagtgtatcaatcTATATCGTAAAATATGTACGGTATCAATCACGATATATCtcatgatacatattatttttcatctgtattatatcgtatcgtaAGATACGTAttgtatattataagatactgataattatgTTTGAGATAGTATAATCTAATCAAATCTTATTATCGTGAGTGtgatttaaaccaaatcatATGGTGCAATTTGACCAAAATCGTGCCTGAATGTCGCATgtgactattttttttaatttttaagtggttTTCCTTATAATTATTAACCTCAAAATTTATATGAACTATAGGtgtatttaataaagttttgaacaaaaattattaagtagCTTCAATAATATATGAAGTGGTTTTACAAGCATGACAAAGAttcaaacctaaattttttctctgaaaattaaaatactttactaattttgctagcctataatatataatatacaaagtaaataaaaggtgttttctctctttataaCCACTATACCATgtcaattcaaaaaatttaccATGAAACTGACTGtggatgaaaaattattttaatataattacatGGGTGGGAATGTAAATGTGGCAAAGCTTAGGTGAGAAATATCATTCAGACTAATAAAAATGAGTAACCATGTTTTAGAtgtataatatttcaattttttgggtGAAACTGGAAAGTAATAACCAAAGATTGATGTAGCTGAGAATAAATAAAGTTGGtctaatgataaaaaataaataaaataaaatgccatgaataatttatttgactGAATCATACATTATAATCTAAGAGATATTGtttgtgattttaattttttctttttaatcaaagtgtgatttttgtttgttttataaattggtcaaatgactatttcccacccaaggtttacttAATTGTATTATAAAGAAGagttaaaaaatcaatttaatacaaactaaaaaattaaaattaaaaaatattaacacatttattattcttcatttatttattttctagaGTGGTGGTGAAGATGTTGAAAGATTTATTATTCTCTCACTTATTTCTCCTTGAGTCAAATAAATGTAAATCTAGAGTTATTGAAAGATTTTCATAggaaattaaaaactaaaagagtGGTGGTGAAGATGTTGGAAGGAGAAGGATGTCTAgtgatgatgttgttgatgaAGATGATTGGAGGAGAAAGAGGATAACCAATGGTTGGTGGTAAAGATGacgaaaagagaaaaagaatgatCGATGATAGTGTTATTGGTgaagataaaaagagaagaaagaggatGACTGATAATAGCTAGTGAATGTAACAATAAGAGAAATAGGTTAATTGTCGGTGATGGtattattagtaaatataaaaggagaagaaaaaaatgatttatagttAATGATGAATATGTCGGGAGGAggaaaaagataatcaataatAGTGTTGATGGTCGGTAGCGAAGAACTTAAGATGATGcgacaagaaagaaaaaaaattaagtaaaaggAGACATCTCAAACTTAAAGGTGGAAATTTGTAAATGtaccaaaccttggatgggatgTGGTTATTTGGCCTTACAAATTTGTTGCATGTGTTAatattttatgcaaaataaataaataaataatgtgatGTGGCCAAAAGCATGCCGTGTTATACATtccaattatttaattaatgggttttgattttttgataTTATCGTAATTAACAaagagtatatataaaaataataattgataaattaagggttattttgacattttagtacaactaaaattttaatagggatttattaaaataaattatatatatatatatatatgtatgtgtgtatgtataagAAGATATATAATCGTATTGGGCTCCGGTGTTTGTGTCAGAGTTGAAAAGTTCAATCATATTGGGCTTTCATTCTTTGTGTTTTGGGCTCTGATTCTGACGTCAATTTCTTACTGAACTCTCATTTTTATACTTACACTTTGGGCTTCACAACAATACTAGGGTTGGGTTTCAATTAACACAGAACGGTGCGTATTACTATCTTGCAGACAAATCCAGAAGCGGAGAAGAGCCGAATTCCACCCCAGCTCCGGCGCAGCGATTAGAGATGGTGTGTTCCGGCGTAGCAGCACCCACTAGAACCGATATATTAGGTTTGTATCGGTCGCTACTACGCGTGGCGCGTGAGTTTCCCGACTACAACATAAGAGAGTACACGAAGCGCCGTACTATCGACGGGTTCCGCGAGAATAAGGACCTAACCGACTCAGAGTCGATATCGTCGGCTTATCGGGAGGGGAAGAGCCAGTTGGCCGTCGCAAAACGACAGTCTCTTGTGTACTCTCTCTACGCCCCCAATGTTAAGAGCGTCATGGAACTTGATACTACTTCTATCTAGGTTTTACAGTTTTAATcctaattgttatttattttgatactctgaggtttttgttttttcaattgatGAACAACGGAAAATTATGAGTTATTGCTCTTGCTTTGAATAACACCGCGGTTTGATATAGTTCTTCT
Above is a genomic segment from Mangifera indica cultivar Alphonso chromosome 3, CATAS_Mindica_2.1, whole genome shotgun sequence containing:
- the LOC123211418 gene encoding LYR motif-containing protein 4 — encoded protein: MVCSGVAAPTRTDILGLYRSLLRVAREFPDYNIREYTKRRTIDGFRENKDLTDSESISSAYREGKSQLAVAKRQSLVYSLYAPNVKSVMELDTTSI